One Roseburia rectibacter DNA window includes the following coding sequences:
- a CDS encoding response regulator transcription factor, translating into MSECILVVDDDREIVRAIAILLEKEGYQVLKAYDGMQALELIAEQKVHLVIMDVMMPKLDGLSAVLKIRERKNIPIIVLSAKSEDTDKVLGLSMGADDYVAKPYNPQELAARVKSHLRRYTSLGDIHKADDDGCITNGRLEFHTNERVLYVDKEPVRLTATETKIMELLMKHPGRVFPAEEIYERVWNEQGYACENTVMVHIRRIREKIELNPKEPEYLKVVWGIGYKIEKMEK; encoded by the coding sequence ATGAGTGAATGTATATTAGTCGTGGATGACGACCGCGAGATCGTAAGGGCAATCGCAATACTTTTGGAAAAGGAGGGATATCAGGTATTAAAAGCGTATGATGGCATGCAGGCATTAGAGCTCATAGCGGAGCAGAAGGTACATCTGGTGATCATGGATGTCATGATGCCAAAACTCGACGGATTATCTGCGGTATTGAAAATACGCGAGCGAAAAAACATTCCGATCATTGTGCTCAGTGCAAAGAGTGAGGACACAGACAAAGTCTTAGGACTGTCCATGGGAGCGGATGATTATGTGGCAAAACCTTACAATCCACAGGAGTTAGCAGCGCGTGTGAAAAGTCATCTCCGCAGGTATACAAGTCTTGGGGATATTCATAAAGCAGATGATGATGGATGTATCACGAATGGCAGACTGGAGTTCCATACGAATGAGCGAGTGCTTTATGTGGACAAAGAGCCGGTCAGACTGACTGCGACGGAGACAAAGATCATGGAGCTTTTGATGAAACATCCGGGACGCGTTTTCCCGGCGGAGGAAATTTACGAGCGTGTCTGGAATGAGCAGGGGTATGCATGCGAAAATACGGTCATGGTCCATATCAGGCGCATCCGTGAAAAAATTGAACTCAATCCAAAAGAGCCGGAATACTTAAAGGTGGTGTGGGGAATTGGCTATAAAATCGAAAAAATGGAAAAATAG
- a CDS encoding ATP-binding protein produces MQLIVRKKYLDELIELYGTPDIKVITGIRRSGKSVLLQEFVTYLQSLEKPINIVMINLQELEFDYLLEYHALHKYILDQHKEGMANVLLIDEVQLCPQFELAINSIYAKGIYDIYITGSNAFLLSSDLATLFTGRTMEIKVYPFSFVEYLTYYKITDGYDDAFDQYVRTGGMPGAYVYKTEDRQYDYVRDVYSTILIRDLVEKYKIRNKSEFTNISEFMMDNIGNLLSPNNISKTLKIDQSEISRKTVSKYIGYLENAFLFYEAKRYDLKGKKYLANNSKYYLCDSSFRYAVNGTRNMDFGRVYENIVYLELRRRGYEVYVGKLYKKEVDFVAKKREAQIYIQVSDNISDEKTFEREYSPLLAIRDAYPKMIIARTHHETYDYKGVRVVDICRWLRE; encoded by the coding sequence ATGCAGCTTATAGTGAGAAAAAAGTATTTAGATGAACTGATTGAATTGTATGGAACACCAGATATAAAAGTTATCACGGGTATCAGACGAAGCGGCAAATCAGTATTGTTGCAAGAGTTCGTTACATACTTGCAGTCATTAGAGAAACCCATAAATATTGTAATGATAAATCTTCAGGAATTAGAGTTTGATTATTTGTTAGAATATCACGCATTGCATAAGTACATCTTGGATCAGCACAAAGAGGGCATGGCTAATGTTTTATTGATTGATGAGGTTCAGTTGTGTCCTCAGTTTGAGCTTGCAATCAATAGTATTTACGCAAAAGGAATCTATGATATTTACATTACCGGTTCAAATGCATTTTTGCTGAGTTCAGATTTAGCAACACTTTTTACTGGAAGAACGATGGAAATAAAGGTATATCCATTTTCTTTCGTGGAATATCTAACTTATTATAAAATTACAGATGGATATGATGATGCATTTGATCAGTATGTCCGAACTGGTGGCATGCCGGGGGCTTATGTATATAAGACTGAGGATAGACAGTATGACTATGTTAGAGATGTGTATTCAACTATTCTTATCAGAGACTTGGTGGAAAAGTATAAGATAAGAAATAAATCAGAGTTTACCAATATATCAGAATTTATGATGGATAATATCGGTAACTTACTTTCTCCAAATAATATCAGCAAAACCTTAAAGATTGATCAAAGTGAGATAAGCAGAAAGACGGTATCGAAGTATATTGGTTACTTGGAAAATGCTTTTCTGTTCTATGAAGCAAAACGGTATGATTTAAAGGGAAAAAAATACTTAGCGAACAATAGTAAGTATTATCTTTGCGATTCATCATTCCGTTATGCAGTCAATGGTACACGAAACATGGATTTTGGAAGAGTTTATGAGAATATTGTTTATCTGGAGTTACGCAGAAGAGGATATGAGGTATATGTTGGAAAACTCTATAAAAAAGAAGTGGATTTTGTGGCTAAGAAACGTGAGGCTCAAATATATATTCAGGTAAGCGATAATATTTCAGATGAAAAAACATTTGAAAGAGAATATTCGCCTTTGCTTGCAATAAGAGATGCATATCCTAAGATGATAATTGCAAGAACACATCACGAAACTTATGATTACAAAGGAGTGCGAGTGGTTGATATCTGTAGATGGTTACGAGAATAG
- a CDS encoding methyltransferase family protein translates to MIIKIVTISLMAVFYICYFAKLISQKKQGIKTDQLGKGKEGFVKFIEVALKIITYLLPVIQIISIVFYSGTAYIVLQFTGVVITMFGVLAFIVSVTQMKENWRAGVQKEEKTNLVTTGIYSISRNPAFLGFDLMYIGILFSFFNWILCFATGFAVVFFHLQVVNVEEDFLIEAFGNEYLQYKSKVCRYLGRKR, encoded by the coding sequence ATGATAATAAAAATTGTTACAATTTCACTGATGGCAGTGTTCTACATCTGCTATTTTGCAAAGCTGATTAGTCAGAAAAAGCAAGGCATAAAGACAGACCAATTAGGGAAAGGAAAAGAGGGTTTTGTCAAATTTATAGAAGTAGCTCTTAAAATAATCACATATTTGCTTCCTGTAATACAGATTATCAGTATTGTGTTTTATTCGGGAACAGCATATATTGTGTTGCAATTTACAGGAGTTGTAATAACAATGTTCGGTGTACTTGCTTTTATTGTTTCTGTTACACAGATGAAGGAAAATTGGAGAGCAGGTGTGCAAAAAGAAGAAAAGACCAATTTGGTAACAACAGGCATCTATTCTATTAGCAGAAATCCTGCATTTTTGGGTTTTGATTTAATGTATATAGGAATATTGTTTTCGTTCTTTAATTGGATTCTTTGCTTTGCCACAGGTTTTGCAGTGGTATTTTTTCATTTACAGGTAGTCAATGTAGAGGAAGATTTTTTGATAGAAGCATTCGGAAATGAGTACCTGCAATACAAATCAAAAGTATGCCGATATTTAGGAAGAAAAAGATAA
- a CDS encoding DUF6061 family protein, whose protein sequence is MRTIFAEYNPQRNSIDIYTNVGYMLRIDCWEAEKDLKTTPGSDCALTSLAVDEPLEYARLYLECNLQMWVDTEDSLEL, encoded by the coding sequence ATGAGAACAATATTTGCAGAATACAATCCACAACGAAACAGCATTGACATTTATACAAATGTTGGCTATATGCTTCGCATTGACTGCTGGGAAGCCGAAAAGGATTTAAAAACCACACCCGGATCAGACTGTGCATTGACTTCACTTGCAGTCGATGAACCACTTGAATATGCGAGATTATATCTTGAGTGCAATTTACAGATGTGGGTAGATACAGAAGATTCATTAGAGTTATAA
- a CDS encoding ABC transporter permease: MKTISRIAYSNDKKNKTRSILIMMSICLTTMLLVIISTVGNGMIRLQKSQAAGSYGSNYGLFVAADASQLKEVSRRAEIDTMGILCTEGIIKGNEKGGFVCMDETARKMLPYNKEYELKEGKYPEKMQEIAAGRAFFSEMGYDDVKVGDTVTLDYRAGMQSEYKPEEFVVSGILYDWDEYTIEASYVAFGSQEFYDEHVAENDRQYNIYFTLNDSANVSMNNIEPVIKQIAASCGIEEKNVIVNDLYLQWVLQPSYETIAVCGVLILAIVLFSVVVIYNIFQVGIANKIQEYGKIKALGATKKQMKQLIFREGIFLTSFSIPVGLLFGFLIAKCGFNWLVEQGNLVSTGTDSMGVQNQQVSLFSLPVMLLCIFVSFLTVALSLRKPMKIVSRISPIEATRYLENAETHKKGKRNGRKNVTVFSMAMANVTGNPKRTIGTILTMGLSCTLFVIISNYVGNIDTEHEARLSVNHGQFELQLDYSAEYDERYPENNLDTILTDNPLNDSLIEEIKSIPGVTDVMTREIVSINLNETRFPADIVSKKDFDFMRQDGDIGSMDYDQAVKNGDIFFGWSTWMEQDGYAPGESIAFDFENGSETYTYQGKIAGSFVSADTYLVIPEGVYRSMNPRGTAYGYLWVDCDKKDMASVEQSLNTLISNTSHIKMDTYHAQLQYAELAARMMKLGCYLFIAVVGLIGFMNMANTMIMNITTKKQEYGVLQAVGMTNKQLNLCLQLQGLIFTVGTICVALVVGLPLGYVLFAYAKHNGIFGMNVYHVPITPILAMILLVSLLQIVLSCVLSSNLKKETLVERIRYQG; encoded by the coding sequence ATGAAGACAATAAGCAGGATTGCATATAGCAATGACAAAAAGAACAAGACAAGAAGTATACTGATTATGATGTCCATATGTCTGACTACGATGCTGCTTGTGATTATCAGTACTGTGGGAAATGGAATGATACGTTTGCAGAAAAGTCAGGCGGCAGGCTCATATGGAAGCAATTATGGTCTGTTTGTCGCAGCAGATGCCTCGCAGTTAAAGGAAGTAAGCCGCCGTGCAGAAATAGATACAATGGGAATTCTGTGTACAGAAGGCATCATAAAAGGCAATGAAAAAGGCGGGTTTGTCTGCATGGATGAGACTGCAAGAAAAATGCTTCCCTATAATAAGGAATATGAGTTAAAGGAAGGAAAGTATCCGGAAAAAATGCAGGAAATTGCCGCAGGAAGAGCATTTTTTAGTGAAATGGGATATGATGATGTAAAGGTCGGAGATACGGTTACACTGGATTACCGCGCAGGGATGCAGTCAGAATATAAGCCGGAAGAATTTGTTGTCAGCGGAATCCTATATGATTGGGATGAGTATACCATCGAGGCATCTTATGTTGCTTTCGGGTCACAGGAGTTTTATGATGAGCACGTCGCAGAGAATGACAGACAGTATAATATTTATTTTACTTTAAATGATTCTGCAAATGTATCTATGAATAATATTGAACCGGTTATAAAGCAGATTGCAGCATCTTGTGGGATCGAAGAAAAAAACGTTATAGTCAATGATCTCTATTTGCAATGGGTCTTGCAGCCGAGTTATGAAACGATTGCAGTATGCGGGGTTTTGATTCTTGCAATTGTACTTTTCTCTGTTGTGGTCATTTATAATATTTTTCAGGTCGGTATTGCCAACAAGATACAGGAGTATGGAAAAATCAAGGCTCTGGGAGCAACAAAAAAGCAGATGAAACAACTGATCTTCAGAGAGGGCATTTTTTTGACATCTTTTTCAATACCAGTTGGATTGCTTTTTGGCTTTCTGATTGCAAAATGCGGTTTTAACTGGCTGGTAGAACAGGGGAATCTTGTATCAACCGGAACTGACTCTATGGGAGTCCAAAATCAGCAGGTGTCACTGTTTTCCCTGCCTGTTATGCTTCTCTGTATTTTCGTATCATTTCTTACCGTTGCTTTGTCACTGCGTAAACCAATGAAAATTGTTTCACGGATTTCACCTATCGAAGCAACACGGTATTTAGAAAATGCAGAAACACACAAAAAAGGAAAACGAAATGGCAGAAAAAATGTCACCGTGTTTTCTATGGCAATGGCAAATGTAACGGGTAACCCAAAAAGAACCATTGGTACCATCCTCACAATGGGGCTTTCCTGCACATTGTTTGTGATTATCTCTAATTATGTGGGAAATATTGACACGGAGCATGAAGCACGTCTTTCCGTTAATCATGGACAATTTGAACTGCAGCTTGACTATTCTGCTGAGTATGATGAAAGATATCCGGAGAATAATCTGGATACGATTCTGACGGATAATCCATTGAATGATTCGCTGATTGAAGAAATCAAAAGCATTCCGGGAGTGACAGATGTCATGACGAGAGAGATTGTCTCTATAAATTTGAACGAAACGAGATTTCCGGCTGATATTGTGAGTAAAAAGGATTTTGATTTTATGCGCCAGGACGGGGATATTGGCTCTATGGACTATGATCAGGCGGTAAAGAATGGTGATATTTTCTTTGGCTGGTCAACGTGGATGGAACAAGATGGATATGCTCCGGGTGAATCCATTGCATTTGACTTTGAGAATGGAAGTGAAACCTATACCTATCAGGGAAAGATTGCAGGATCCTTTGTAAGCGCGGACACTTATCTTGTCATTCCAGAAGGTGTATACCGTTCCATGAATCCGAGAGGAACAGCCTATGGATATCTGTGGGTGGACTGTGATAAAAAAGATATGGCATCTGTGGAACAGAGTCTGAATACTTTGATTTCTAATACTTCGCATATAAAAATGGATACCTATCATGCACAGTTACAATATGCAGAATTAGCAGCCCGCATGATGAAGCTCGGCTGTTATCTGTTTATAGCGGTTGTAGGACTCATCGGTTTTATGAATATGGCAAACACCATGATCATGAATATTACGACAAAAAAGCAGGAATATGGTGTATTACAGGCTGTGGGTATGACAAATAAACAATTAAATTTATGTCTGCAGTTACAGGGACTGATTTTTACGGTTGGCACCATATGTGTAGCACTTGTCGTTGGTCTGCCACTTGGCTACGTGCTCTTTGCCTATGCAAAGCATAATGGGATATTTGGAATGAATGTCTATCATGTTCCAATTACACCAATTCTTGCTATGATTTTGCTGGTCAGCCTTTTGCAGATTGTGCTTTCCTGCGTTTTAAGCAGTAATCTGAAAAAGGAAACGCTGGTAGAAAGAATAAGGTATCAGGGATAG
- a CDS encoding ABC transporter ATP-binding protein — protein MSVILETRQLCKFYGTGENQVKAVNQVDIQIEQGEFVAIVGKSGSGKSTLLHMLGGLDTPTKGRVTLAGKDLYRMKEDALAVFRRRKIGFVFQAFNLVSSVNVWENIVLPLGLDGRKVDEAYVNDIIATLGIENRIYNLPNQLSGGQQQRVAIARALVNRPEIIFADEPTGNLDSKTSDEVIALLKMTAKKYGQTIVMITHDDEIAQVADRILVIEDGQVVDFR, from the coding sequence ATGAGTGTGATATTAGAAACCAGGCAGCTTTGTAAGTTTTATGGCACAGGTGAGAATCAGGTCAAAGCGGTCAACCAGGTGGACATTCAGATTGAGCAGGGAGAATTTGTCGCAATTGTTGGAAAGTCAGGTTCCGGTAAAAGTACATTACTTCATATGCTTGGAGGGCTTGATACCCCGACAAAAGGCAGAGTTACTTTAGCAGGGAAAGATTTATACAGGATGAAAGAAGATGCTCTTGCTGTTTTCCGCAGAAGAAAAATCGGATTTGTTTTTCAGGCATTTAATCTGGTTTCATCTGTTAATGTCTGGGAAAATATTGTACTGCCACTGGGGCTGGATGGAAGAAAAGTGGATGAAGCGTATGTAAATGATATTATTGCAACTCTGGGGATTGAAAACCGGATTTATAATCTGCCAAATCAGTTATCCGGAGGACAGCAGCAGAGAGTAGCAATTGCAAGAGCACTGGTGAATCGTCCGGAAATTATATTTGCAGATGAGCCGACAGGAAATCTTGATTCTAAGACCAGTGATGAGGTAATCGCTCTGCTTAAGATGACAGCAAAAAAATATGGACAGACAATTGTAATGATTACCCATGATGACGAAATTGCACAGGTCGCTGACCGTATTCTGGTGATTGAGGACGGACAGGTGGTGGATTTCAGATGA
- a CDS encoding sensor histidine kinase, translating into MESGGKAVTKRYRKKITVVLSLVLPVILLFAILNCFTTYVFYEDYKYKMNLMTEIAAKEKFSGLDAVSELLKDKDIETNEQGRRLLEQYGYWGNKGNVFYSQFRHQVMVTGAVSTVICVLLLIILFYWKKTEDACHQKILDQLEEILIRFRENKFDDLLKTENHAELEKLNDQLEAIGHHIQLLKEEAREEKESTKEMVSDISHQLKTPVAALDTCFSVLMQNDLSATEQEEFRIRCRSALDGLETLLQSLLEISKMETGLIQINKKKLPLMDTVISAVNRTYPKADEKEIEFIFDYAKELETCMVVQDKRWLGEAFINVLDNAVKYSPGGSKIFIRLQKKNDLVRMEIEDQGIGIPQNEYHKIFQRFYRGGSREVREESGTGIGLFLSREIIEKHGGMITVISGKKKKGSTFVIQLPYVG; encoded by the coding sequence ATGGAATCAGGAGGTAAGGCAGTGACAAAGAGATATCGCAAGAAGATTACAGTAGTGCTCTCCTTGGTATTACCTGTCATATTATTGTTTGCAATATTAAATTGCTTTACCACGTATGTGTTTTATGAAGATTATAAATATAAAATGAATCTTATGACAGAAATTGCAGCAAAGGAAAAATTTTCCGGGCTGGATGCTGTTTCGGAATTGCTTAAGGATAAGGATATTGAAACCAACGAACAGGGAAGGCGATTATTGGAGCAATATGGATACTGGGGAAATAAAGGGAATGTGTTTTATTCGCAATTCCGGCATCAGGTTATGGTGACCGGTGCTGTAAGCACTGTGATATGCGTGCTTCTTTTGATTATTTTATTTTATTGGAAGAAGACAGAAGATGCGTGTCATCAGAAAATTTTAGACCAGTTAGAAGAAATTCTGATCAGATTCCGTGAAAATAAATTTGATGATTTACTGAAAACGGAAAATCACGCTGAACTGGAAAAATTGAATGACCAGCTTGAAGCAATCGGACATCATATTCAGTTGCTAAAGGAAGAAGCACGGGAAGAAAAAGAGAGCACGAAAGAAATGGTTTCTGATATCTCTCACCAGTTAAAGACACCGGTTGCAGCTTTGGATACATGTTTTAGTGTGTTGATGCAGAATGACTTAAGTGCCACAGAACAGGAGGAGTTTCGTATTCGTTGTCGGAGTGCTCTGGATGGACTGGAGACATTATTGCAGTCGCTTCTTGAAATATCCAAGATGGAAACCGGACTGATTCAGATTAATAAGAAAAAACTTCCGCTTATGGATACTGTCATATCTGCTGTGAACCGTACTTATCCAAAAGCGGATGAGAAAGAAATTGAATTCATTTTTGACTATGCAAAAGAGCTGGAAACATGCATGGTTGTGCAGGATAAAAGGTGGCTTGGTGAAGCTTTTATCAACGTTCTGGATAATGCGGTCAAGTACAGTCCGGGTGGTTCAAAAATATTTATCCGGTTACAAAAAAAAAACGATCTTGTAAGAATGGAAATTGAGGATCAGGGAATCGGTATTCCGCAGAATGAGTATCACAAAATTTTTCAACGATTTTACAGAGGAGGTTCCAGGGAGGTCAGGGAAGAGAGTGGCACGGGAATCGGACTTTTTCTATCGAGAGAAATTATCGAAAAACACGGAGGTATGATCACGGTAATCTCCGGCAAAAAGAAAAAAGGAAGCACGTTTGTGATTCAATTACCATATGTTGGTTAA
- a CDS encoding response regulator transcription factor encodes MPGILVVEDDENLNRGITFSLKKSGYEVFSAESMKKAKRIASDNNVDVTICDVNLPDGNGLEFVRWMRCNYNTYIICLTALDQEMDQVMGYEAGADDYITKPFSLSVLLLKIEAHFRRRQEKTEAGKMISGDIVFIAGEMKVLIKSREISLTKTELKMLTFFLQNPKQILSKTQILENVFDLEGDFVDENTIAVNIRRLREKIEDNPAAPVYIKNIRGLGYIWNQEVRQ; translated from the coding sequence ATGCCAGGTATACTCGTGGTTGAAGATGATGAAAATTTAAATCGTGGAATTACATTCTCACTGAAAAAATCCGGATATGAGGTTTTTTCAGCAGAATCAATGAAAAAAGCGAAAAGAATTGCAAGTGATAATAATGTGGATGTTACCATTTGTGATGTGAATCTTCCGGATGGGAATGGACTGGAATTTGTAAGGTGGATGAGATGCAATTATAATACATACATTATTTGTCTTACAGCACTAGATCAGGAGATGGATCAGGTCATGGGATATGAAGCAGGGGCAGATGATTATATTACAAAGCCGTTTAGTCTTTCGGTACTTCTTTTGAAAATAGAAGCACATTTCCGCCGCAGACAGGAGAAAACGGAAGCCGGAAAGATGATTTCGGGAGATATCGTATTTATCGCAGGAGAAATGAAAGTCCTGATAAAGAGTCGTGAAATCAGTCTGACAAAAACGGAGTTGAAAATGCTGACTTTTTTTCTTCAGAATCCGAAACAGATTCTTTCAAAAACACAAATATTGGAAAATGTGTTTGATCTGGAAGGGGATTTTGTGGATGAAAATACAATCGCTGTCAATATCAGAAGACTCCGTGAGAAAATCGAAGACAATCCGGCTGCACCGGTCTATATAAAGAATATCAGAGGTCTTGGGTATATATGGAATCAGGAGGTAAGGCAGTGA
- a CDS encoding SPL family radical SAM protein: protein MHFVEAKGILSSNNGMNIYRGCTHGCIYCDSRSNCYGFTHEFEDIEVKANAPQLLEKALKSKRKECMIGTGAMCDPYLQAEEKLKLTRRCLELIDKYEYGVAIQTKSTRILRDMDILKSINAKAKAVVQMTMTTYDETLCKILEPNVSTTHERFEALMQFKKAGIPTVVWLTPILPFINDTKENINGILDYCMEAGVKGIICFNMGVTLRDGDREYFYQALDRYFPGLKKKYIYTYGNAYDLASPDNEKLMDMFRKRCAENGIIYDPNECFWYLHELPDKYVQMSLNLT, encoded by the coding sequence ATGCATTTTGTAGAAGCAAAGGGAATTCTTTCAAGTAATAATGGAATGAATATATACAGAGGCTGTACGCATGGCTGCATTTATTGCGACAGCAGGAGTAACTGCTATGGATTTACACATGAATTTGAGGATATAGAGGTAAAAGCAAATGCTCCACAGCTTCTTGAAAAGGCATTAAAATCCAAACGCAAAGAATGTATGATAGGAACCGGTGCTATGTGCGATCCTTATCTTCAAGCAGAAGAAAAATTAAAACTGACCAGAAGATGTTTGGAGCTGATTGACAAATATGAATATGGTGTTGCAATTCAGACAAAATCTACCAGAATATTGCGGGATATGGATATTTTAAAATCAATCAACGCGAAAGCAAAAGCTGTTGTACAGATGACAATGACTACTTATGACGAAACACTCTGCAAGATTTTAGAGCCGAATGTTTCTACAACCCATGAGAGATTTGAAGCACTTATGCAATTTAAAAAGGCAGGGATTCCAACTGTCGTGTGGCTGACACCTATATTACCTTTTATAAATGATACAAAGGAAAACATCAATGGTATTCTTGATTACTGTATGGAAGCTGGCGTAAAAGGAATCATATGCTTCAACATGGGAGTTACATTAAGGGATGGAGACAGGGAATATTTTTATCAGGCATTGGACAGATATTTTCCAGGGCTTAAGAAAAAATACATCTATACATATGGAAATGCATATGACCTTGCAAGCCCTGATAACGAGAAACTTATGGATATGTTCAGAAAAAGATGTGCCGAAAATGGAATTATCTATGATCCAAATGAGTGCTTTTGGTATCTTCATGAGTTACCGGATAAATATGTTCAGATGTCTTTGAATTTGACATAA
- a CDS encoding GNAT family N-acetyltransferase: MKIREVNENKKQFISLLLLADEQENMIDRYLEKGTMYALEDGNVKAECVVTDEGNGILEIKNIAVDPENQGKGYGKALIDFLASKYADEYSVLQVGTGDSPLTIPFYEKCGFARSHKIPNFFTDNYDHPIYESGVQLIDMVYLQRYI, from the coding sequence ATGAAAATACGAGAAGTGAATGAGAATAAAAAGCAGTTTATATCCTTATTGCTATTAGCTGATGAGCAGGAAAATATGATTGATCGCTATCTTGAAAAAGGTACTATGTATGCACTTGAAGATGGTAATGTAAAAGCTGAATGTGTTGTCACCGATGAAGGTAACGGAATACTTGAAATCAAGAATATCGCAGTCGATCCGGAAAATCAGGGAAAGGGCTATGGCAAAGCACTAATTGATTTTCTTGCCAGTAAATATGCAGATGAATATTCTGTTTTGCAAGTTGGAACAGGTGACAGTCCATTGACGATACCATTTTATGAAAAATGTGGATTTGCCCGTTCTCACAAGATTCCCAATTTCTTTACTGACAATTATGACCACCCAATTTATGAGAGCGGTGTACAGTTAATAGATATGGTATATTTGCAAAGATATATATAA
- a CDS encoding DegV family protein encodes MFQIIVDSAANIPAELVKKYKIKVLSFINFVNGKEVTCFDPELSPEEERQKGHEYYDAVRQGADVKTGLISTAIFEDAFRSAMENNEDVLYFSLSKNISGNFNSARLAAEDLLRDPVNGRKIRLIDSLNASLAQGILAIYASEMRDKGMEIDEVADILETYPAKMNGVFTVGDLKYLSKTGRLSGATALVGNLLNIKPILRGNKDGFIVQYKKCRGRKAALNELVSLVCDNITEPEKQIIGIAHADAYEDSLYVMNKIQEKVSVRDFINTSYDFCTGSHVGPDTIALFFMAKDRELGAD; translated from the coding sequence ATGTTTCAGATTATCGTTGACTCTGCGGCAAATATTCCCGCAGAACTTGTAAAAAAATATAAGATCAAAGTTCTTTCTTTTATCAACTTTGTAAATGGAAAAGAAGTCACCTGTTTTGATCCGGAATTATCCCCGGAAGAGGAACGTCAGAAAGGTCATGAATATTACGACGCCGTGCGCCAGGGCGCAGATGTAAAGACCGGTCTGATCAGCACTGCCATTTTTGAAGATGCATTCCGCAGTGCCATGGAAAATAACGAAGATGTGCTGTATTTTTCACTCAGCAAAAATATCAGCGGAAATTTCAACTCCGCAAGACTTGCCGCGGAGGATCTGCTGCGTGATCCGGTAAACGGCAGAAAAATCCGTCTGATCGATTCACTCAATGCTTCTTTAGCACAGGGAATTTTAGCGATCTACGCAAGTGAAATGCGTGATAAAGGTATGGAGATTGATGAAGTAGCAGATATCTTAGAAACGTACCCTGCAAAGATGAACGGTGTATTTACCGTCGGAGACTTAAAATATCTTTCAAAAACCGGACGTTTAAGCGGAGCAACCGCCCTTGTCGGTAATCTTTTAAATATCAAACCGATCCTACGTGGAAACAAGGACGGTTTTATTGTCCAGTATAAAAAATGCCGTGGAAGAAAGGCTGCATTAAACGAGCTCGTCTCTCTCGTCTGTGACAATATCACAGAACCGGAAAAACAGATCATCGGTATCGCACATGCCGACGCTTACGAAGACTCCCTCTATGTCATGAATAAGATTCAGGAAAAAGTTTCCGTCCGCGATTTTATCAATACTTCTTATGATTTCTGTACCGGAAGCCATGTAGGACCTGATACCATTGCATTGTTCTTTATGGCAAAAGACAGAGAATTAGGTGCAGACTAA